The sequence below is a genomic window from Fusobacterium perfoetens.
AAGATCTTAAAACAGATAAATACCAAAAACATTATTCAAACTCATCATTTTGGGACAAAGTGAAAAAGATTGCAAAAAATGCAGGACTAAAAGTAATCTGTTATGCTCTTACATTATATTATGTACTTCAAAAAGATAATGTTCCTGTGGCAGATAAAGGAATAATAATAGGAGCATTGGGATATTTTATACTGCCTATTGATTTAATTCCGGATTTTATTGCAGGACTTGGTTATACAGATGATATAGGAGCTATGCTCATTGCAATAAAGAAAAGTATGGATTATGTAGACGAAGAAGTAAAATGTAAGGTTTATTTAAAATTAAATGAATGGTTTGAAGTAGAATACGAAGAAATAGAAAATATTTTGAAAGTGTAGGTAAATCATATGGCAGATAATATTTATAATTCAAGCTGTTTAGTAAAATCTTATACTTCAGATTCAGCTATGCAGTATTGGATAGATGATATAAAAAAGAGAGGGTATAAACTTACTTTCTTTGATACTCAATATGATCCTGTAAGAGCAACTATGGTTTATACTGCTGTAATGGAGTTGGAAGAATGCAAGAAGTAATAGTTAAATGTACGAAGATTTCAATAACAGGCTGGAAAGAAAAGGATAATTGGAAACTTGGTACAATGAAAGTTCAAGGCGAGGGACTGAATATCTTATATTTTGCAAAAGAAGTTGAAAAAGTTAATAA
It includes:
- a CDS encoding YkvA family protein — encoded protein: MELEKAYRVLKVEKTATLEEIRNSYRELAKKYHPDLYQNNPLAYLAEEKSKEVNEAYEVLEDYLENKEKYFYEEENYNSQYEDLKTDKYQKHYSNSSFWDKVKKIAKNAGLKVICYALTLYYVLQKDNVPVADKGIIIGALGYFILPIDLIPDFIAGLGYTDDIGAMLIAIKKSMDYVDEEVKCKVYLKLNEWFEVEYEEIENILKV